From one Cryptosporangium minutisporangium genomic stretch:
- a CDS encoding class I adenylate-forming enzyme family protein, which translates to MTTVDTAAFPFAGQDVPWLLAGWAERQPDKTFLIWAPHSGPGRSWTYAQFWADVRSIAAGLARRGVRAGDKVLLHADNCPEGVLSWYACATLGAVTVTTNTRSAPDEISYFTAKTGCVAAITQPEYAAQVAAAAPDLKWMAVIGDATFDALHGDGAALPAREPDPLAPVGILFTSGTTSRPKAVVHTHANALWAGRVAPAALRMTAADTYLVYLPFFHVNAQSWSIWTTLGVGGTVVLQPKFSTSRFWDVVTAHRVTHISLIPFVLNAILGQAAPAHTLKVGVFGAVIPELDAALGFSVLPAFGMTETITPAITAGPGLPPASRSMGRPTPGYEALIVDPDTGEICADGRPGELRIRGTRGVQLFAEYYDDPAATAKGFADDGWFRTGDIVRLGETGDLVYCERDSDLLKVGGENVSAREVEDVCRQVPGVADVAVVGGPHPMLDEVPVAFVLVRPDADLGALEAAVIERCRESLADFKVPRAVHVVDEFPRATLDKVAKNKLREQARQLAAQ; encoded by the coding sequence GTGACGACCGTGGACACCGCCGCGTTCCCCTTCGCCGGCCAGGACGTCCCCTGGCTGCTGGCCGGGTGGGCCGAGCGTCAGCCGGACAAGACGTTCCTGATCTGGGCACCGCACTCCGGCCCCGGCCGGAGCTGGACCTACGCCCAGTTCTGGGCCGACGTCCGCTCGATCGCCGCCGGCCTGGCCCGGCGCGGGGTGCGGGCCGGCGACAAGGTCCTGCTGCACGCGGACAACTGCCCGGAGGGCGTGCTGTCCTGGTACGCCTGCGCGACGCTCGGCGCCGTCACCGTGACCACCAACACTCGCAGCGCACCCGACGAGATCAGCTACTTCACGGCGAAGACCGGCTGCGTCGCGGCGATCACGCAGCCGGAGTACGCCGCCCAGGTGGCAGCCGCGGCACCGGATCTGAAGTGGATGGCGGTCATCGGCGACGCCACGTTCGACGCTCTCCACGGAGACGGCGCCGCGCTTCCCGCCCGGGAGCCCGACCCGCTCGCGCCGGTGGGCATCCTGTTCACCTCGGGCACGACGTCCCGGCCGAAGGCGGTCGTGCACACGCACGCGAACGCGCTGTGGGCCGGGCGGGTCGCGCCGGCCGCACTCCGGATGACGGCCGCCGACACCTACCTGGTGTACCTGCCGTTCTTCCACGTCAACGCCCAGAGCTGGTCGATCTGGACGACGCTCGGCGTCGGCGGAACCGTGGTCCTCCAGCCGAAGTTCTCCACCTCGCGGTTCTGGGACGTGGTCACCGCCCACCGGGTCACCCACATCTCGCTGATCCCGTTCGTCCTCAACGCGATCCTCGGGCAGGCGGCGCCCGCCCACACGCTGAAGGTCGGGGTGTTCGGCGCGGTGATCCCCGAACTCGACGCGGCGCTGGGCTTCTCGGTCCTGCCCGCCTTCGGAATGACCGAGACGATCACGCCCGCGATCACCGCCGGCCCCGGACTTCCGCCGGCGTCGCGCTCGATGGGCCGGCCGACGCCGGGGTACGAGGCGCTGATCGTGGATCCGGACACCGGCGAGATCTGCGCCGACGGCCGCCCTGGCGAGCTGCGCATCCGCGGTACCCGGGGCGTCCAGCTGTTCGCCGAGTACTACGACGACCCGGCGGCCACCGCCAAGGGCTTCGCCGACGACGGGTGGTTCCGCACCGGCGACATCGTCCGGCTCGGTGAGACCGGCGACCTCGTGTACTGCGAGCGCGACTCGGACCTGCTCAAGGTCGGCGGGGAGAACGTCTCCGCGCGGGAGGTGGAGGACGTCTGCCGGCAGGTGCCGGGCGTCGCCGACGTCGCGGTCGTCGGCGGGCCGCACCCGATGCTCGACGAGGTGCCGGTGGCGTTCGTCCTCGTGCGCCCCGACGCCGACCTCGGGGCGCTGGAGGCCGCGGTCATCGAGCGGTGCCGGGAGAGCCTGGCGGACTTCAAGGTGCCCCGCGCCGTCCACGTCGTCGACGAGTTCCCCCGCGCGACGCTCGACAAGGTCGCCAAGAACAAACTCCGCGAGCAGGCCCGGCAACTCGCGGCGCAGTAG
- a CDS encoding SDR family oxidoreductase, with amino-acid sequence MTGILEGRVAIVTGAGRGLGREHALELARQGAKVVVNDLGTSGSGEGASSAPAEEVAAAIRTAGGEAVTNGADVADFAAAEAMVAQAIEAFGGLDVLVNNAGFVRDRMLVNTSEEEWDAVIRVHLKGHFAPLRHAAAYWRREAKAGRPRAARVINTSSGAGLQGSVGQGTYSAAKAGIAGLTLVAAEELASYGVTVNAIAPSARTRMTDGPFATKMARPAEGFDAMDPANVSPVVAWLASVEAGDVTGRVIEIEGGQICVEEGWRHGPAHELGTRWKAADVGPALRALLERATAPEPVYGARPAAPAPTAPTGVRA; translated from the coding sequence ATGACCGGCATCCTCGAAGGGCGCGTCGCGATCGTCACCGGTGCCGGGCGTGGCCTGGGGCGCGAGCACGCGCTGGAACTCGCGCGGCAGGGCGCGAAGGTCGTCGTCAACGACCTCGGCACCTCCGGCTCGGGGGAGGGTGCGTCGAGCGCGCCGGCCGAGGAGGTCGCGGCGGCGATCCGGACGGCCGGCGGTGAGGCGGTCACCAACGGCGCCGACGTCGCCGACTTCGCCGCCGCCGAGGCGATGGTCGCGCAGGCGATCGAGGCGTTCGGAGGGCTGGACGTCCTCGTCAACAACGCGGGCTTCGTCCGCGACCGCATGCTGGTGAACACGTCCGAAGAGGAGTGGGACGCGGTGATCCGCGTGCACCTCAAGGGGCACTTCGCGCCGCTGCGCCACGCCGCGGCGTACTGGCGGCGGGAGGCGAAGGCCGGCCGCCCGCGAGCGGCGCGGGTGATCAACACGTCCTCGGGCGCGGGGCTGCAGGGCAGCGTCGGGCAGGGCACGTACTCGGCGGCGAAGGCGGGGATCGCCGGGCTCACCCTGGTCGCCGCGGAGGAGCTGGCCTCCTACGGGGTCACGGTGAACGCGATCGCGCCGTCCGCGCGGACCCGGATGACCGACGGGCCGTTCGCGACGAAGATGGCGCGGCCGGCCGAGGGGTTCGACGCGATGGACCCAGCGAACGTGTCGCCGGTGGTGGCGTGGCTCGCCAGCGTCGAGGCGGGCGACGTCACCGGTCGGGTGATCGAGATCGAGGGCGGCCAGATCTGCGTCGAGGAGGGGTGGCGGCACGGGCCGGCGCACGAGCTCGGTACGCGCTGGAAGGCCGCCGACGTCGGCCCGGCCCTGCGCGCGCTGCTCGAGCGTGCGACCGCCCCGGAGCCGGTTTACGGCGCCCGCCCGGCCGCTCCCGCGCCGACGGCCCCCACCGGAGTGCGGGCGTGA
- a CDS encoding OB-fold domain-containing protein, whose product MTTFVESTVRFPYKRSLGPVIGQFMTALTERRLLGIRAGDRVIAPPLEWDPETGEQLDPELIEVGPAGTVRSWTWVAEPSPQHPLDRPFAFALIELDGATTAMVHAVDVAEPGAMTTGMRVAPRWRAARVGHLTDIEAFVPGEEPVVPADDAGPAAEPVTMMGYEASIVYTTPLPGNQERAGKAAARGVLLGFRCPRCGRIYSGLSGSCPVDGLLLSPEDDVELPQVGVITNYTIITPVQYPGQTETEPFARVQVLLDGVDVVLAYQPVADLPNVDIHTGVRVAARWSEADGRKVLDGWAPTGEPDIDDPSLVNRIM is encoded by the coding sequence TTGACAACGTTCGTCGAGTCGACGGTCCGGTTCCCCTACAAACGGTCGCTGGGGCCGGTGATCGGCCAGTTCATGACAGCTTTGACCGAGCGGCGGCTTCTCGGCATCCGCGCCGGCGACCGGGTGATCGCGCCCCCGCTGGAGTGGGATCCGGAGACCGGCGAGCAGCTGGACCCCGAGCTCATCGAGGTCGGCCCGGCCGGAACCGTCCGGTCGTGGACGTGGGTCGCCGAGCCGTCGCCACAGCACCCGCTGGACCGGCCGTTCGCGTTCGCGCTGATCGAGCTGGACGGCGCCACGACCGCGATGGTGCACGCGGTCGACGTCGCCGAGCCCGGCGCGATGACCACCGGCATGCGGGTGGCGCCGCGGTGGCGCGCGGCCCGGGTCGGGCACCTCACCGACATCGAGGCGTTCGTGCCCGGTGAGGAGCCGGTGGTCCCCGCCGACGACGCCGGTCCGGCCGCCGAGCCGGTGACGATGATGGGGTACGAAGCGTCGATCGTGTACACGACGCCGCTGCCCGGCAATCAGGAGCGGGCGGGGAAGGCGGCGGCGCGCGGAGTGCTGCTGGGCTTCCGGTGTCCCCGCTGCGGCCGGATCTACTCCGGGCTGTCCGGCTCGTGCCCGGTCGACGGGCTCCTGCTGAGCCCGGAGGACGACGTCGAGCTGCCCCAGGTCGGCGTCATCACGAACTACACGATCATCACGCCGGTGCAGTACCCGGGCCAGACCGAGACCGAGCCGTTCGCCCGGGTCCAGGTCCTGCTCGACGGCGTCGACGTGGTGCTCGCCTACCAGCCGGTGGCCGATCTGCCCAACGTCGACATCCACACCGGGGTGCGGGTAGCCGCTCGCTGGTCGGAAGCCGACGGACGCAAGGTCCTCGACGGCTGGGCACCCACCGGCGAACCCGACATCGATGACCCCAGCCTCGTGAATCGGATCATGTGA
- a CDS encoding acetyl-CoA C-acetyltransferase has product MPEAYIVEAVRTPVGKRGGSLAGMHSADLGGHVLAALMRRSGVDPAAVDDVILGCCDTIGSQAGDVARTAWLVAGLPDHVPGVTIDRQCGSSQQAVHFAAQAVMSGTADLVVAGGVQNMSAIPISAAMTVGEQFGFTTPFAESPGWQARYGDQEVSQFRSAEMIAEKWGLSRERMEQFALASHERALAAIDSGHFEREIEPVGEFTTDEGPRRGTSLAKMASLAPLREGGRLTAALASQISDAASALLVASSSAVTTHGLTPRARVHHLSVYADDPVWMLTGPIPATRRALEKAGLTIDDIDLFEVNEAFASVVLAWAEELGADLAKTNVNGGAIALGHPIGATGTRLMTSLLHELERTGGRYGLQVMCEGGGQANVTILERL; this is encoded by the coding sequence GTGCCCGAGGCCTACATCGTCGAGGCGGTCCGCACCCCCGTGGGGAAACGGGGTGGTTCGCTGGCGGGGATGCACTCCGCCGACCTCGGCGGGCACGTGCTCGCCGCGCTGATGCGCCGCAGCGGCGTCGACCCGGCCGCGGTCGACGACGTCATCCTCGGCTGCTGCGACACGATCGGCTCCCAGGCCGGCGACGTCGCGCGCACCGCGTGGCTGGTCGCCGGGCTACCCGACCACGTCCCCGGCGTCACGATCGACCGGCAGTGCGGGTCGTCGCAGCAGGCGGTGCACTTCGCCGCGCAGGCGGTGATGTCCGGCACCGCGGACCTGGTCGTCGCCGGCGGTGTGCAGAACATGTCCGCGATCCCGATCTCGGCGGCGATGACCGTCGGGGAGCAGTTCGGCTTCACGACCCCGTTCGCCGAGTCGCCGGGCTGGCAGGCCCGCTACGGCGACCAGGAGGTCTCCCAGTTCCGGTCGGCGGAGATGATCGCGGAGAAGTGGGGGCTCTCCCGGGAGCGGATGGAGCAGTTCGCGCTCGCCAGCCACGAGCGGGCGCTCGCGGCGATCGACTCCGGCCACTTCGAGCGGGAGATCGAGCCGGTCGGGGAGTTCACGACCGACGAAGGTCCCCGGCGCGGGACGTCGCTCGCCAAGATGGCGTCGCTCGCGCCGCTGCGTGAGGGCGGGCGGCTCACCGCGGCGCTGGCCTCGCAGATCAGTGACGCGGCGAGCGCGCTGCTGGTGGCCTCGTCGTCGGCGGTGACGACGCACGGGCTCACGCCGCGGGCGCGCGTGCACCACCTCAGCGTCTACGCCGACGATCCGGTGTGGATGCTCACCGGGCCGATCCCGGCGACCAGGCGGGCGCTGGAGAAGGCCGGGCTGACGATCGACGACATCGACCTGTTCGAGGTCAACGAGGCGTTCGCGTCGGTGGTGCTGGCGTGGGCGGAGGAGCTCGGCGCCGACCTGGCGAAGACGAACGTCAACGGCGGGGCGATCGCGCTCGGCCACCCGATCGGCGCGACCGGGACCCGGCTGATGACCAGCCTGCTGCACGAACTGGAACGCACCGGCGGCCGCTACGGCCTGCAGGTGATGTGCGAGGGCGGCGGCCAGGCCAACGTGACGATCCTCGAACGTCTCTGA
- a CDS encoding NAD(P)H-dependent flavin oxidoreductase — protein sequence MSRLRTPLTELTGVEHPIVQTGMGWVAGPRLVSATAKAGALGILASATMSVDELEKAILEVQERTDRPFGVNLRADAGDAGQRVDLLIRHGVKVASFALAPKPELIAKLKEHGIVVMPSVGAAKHARKVASWGADLVMVQGGEGGGHTGPVPTTLLLPSVLDAVDIPVVAAGGFFDGRGLAAALSYGAAGIGMGTRFLLTSDSAVPDPVKRQYLEFGLTGTVVTTKADGMPHRLLRTPFVESLESGNRLRRATSTVGRTLAYKRMSGASWRSLLADGWAMTRGSDRSWAQTMQAANTPMLLRAGLVEGDTSAGMLASGQVVGMIEDLPSCAELVNRTIADAVAHLTAAHGALGGDAQKSPA from the coding sequence ATGAGCCGGCTCCGCACCCCGCTCACCGAGCTCACCGGCGTCGAGCACCCGATCGTCCAGACCGGAATGGGCTGGGTCGCCGGGCCGCGGCTCGTCTCGGCCACCGCCAAAGCCGGCGCACTGGGGATCCTCGCGTCGGCGACGATGAGCGTCGACGAGCTGGAGAAGGCGATCCTGGAGGTCCAGGAGCGCACCGACCGCCCGTTCGGCGTCAACTTGCGGGCGGACGCGGGCGACGCCGGCCAGCGCGTCGACCTGCTCATCCGGCACGGCGTGAAGGTGGCCTCGTTCGCGCTCGCGCCGAAGCCGGAGCTCATCGCGAAGCTCAAAGAGCACGGGATCGTCGTCATGCCCTCGGTCGGCGCCGCGAAGCACGCCCGCAAGGTGGCGTCGTGGGGCGCGGACCTCGTGATGGTGCAGGGCGGGGAGGGCGGCGGCCACACCGGCCCGGTGCCGACGACGCTCCTGCTGCCGTCCGTCCTCGACGCCGTCGACATCCCGGTGGTGGCGGCCGGTGGATTCTTCGACGGCCGCGGCCTGGCCGCCGCGCTCTCCTACGGCGCCGCCGGCATCGGGATGGGCACGCGGTTCCTGCTCACCAGCGACAGCGCGGTCCCCGACCCAGTCAAGCGGCAGTACCTGGAGTTCGGCCTCACCGGCACGGTCGTGACGACGAAGGCCGACGGCATGCCGCACCGGCTGCTGCGCACGCCGTTCGTCGAGTCGCTGGAGAGCGGGAACCGCCTCCGCCGCGCGACCTCGACGGTGGGGCGGACGCTGGCCTACAAGCGGATGAGTGGAGCCTCCTGGCGCTCCCTGCTGGCCGACGGCTGGGCGATGACCCGCGGCAGCGATCGCTCCTGGGCGCAGACGATGCAGGCCGCGAACACCCCGATGCTGCTGCGCGCCGGCCTGGTCGAGGGCGACACGTCGGCGGGCATGCTAGCGTCCGGCCAGGTAGTAGGCATGATCGAGGACCTGCCCAGCTGCGCCGAACTCGTCAACCGCACAATCGCCGACGCCGTCGCCCATCTCACCGCCGCCCATGGGGCCCTGGGGGGCGATGCACAGAAGTCGCCGGCATAG
- a CDS encoding lipid-transfer protein: MTTEPVAIVGWALTPMTRRTVNSEAELLFEVISGATEHAGITRADVDFSCAGSCDYVAGQAFSFVQNIDAVGAWPPKRDSHVEMDGAWALYEAWVRLQLGDIDVAIATGSGRSSTADPATVYPMEMDPYYLAPLGADVVSFAALQARILLDAGLVTERQMATVAARARGAAQGNPYAQVSGEFDVDALLEDDYVRNPLRRHDLPPITDGACAVVIARGDKARELTDHPVWITGFAHSAEPHHPGLRDLRVSASTTRAARAAGLDAAPVEVAELQTTFTHEEALLTTALGLGPEVAINPSGGPLAANPVMATGLTRVIEAARQVRDHGKQRVLAHATSGPCLQQNLVCVMEGTR; encoded by the coding sequence ATGACGACAGAACCCGTGGCCATCGTCGGCTGGGCTCTCACGCCGATGACCCGCCGTACCGTCAACTCCGAGGCCGAACTGCTCTTCGAGGTGATCTCCGGGGCCACCGAGCACGCCGGGATCACCCGCGCCGACGTCGACTTCTCCTGCGCCGGAAGCTGCGACTACGTCGCCGGGCAGGCGTTCTCGTTCGTGCAGAACATCGACGCGGTCGGCGCCTGGCCGCCCAAGCGGGACTCGCACGTGGAGATGGACGGCGCCTGGGCGCTCTACGAGGCGTGGGTCCGGCTGCAGCTCGGGGACATCGACGTGGCGATCGCCACCGGCTCGGGCCGCTCGTCCACGGCCGATCCGGCCACCGTCTACCCGATGGAGATGGACCCGTACTACCTGGCGCCGCTCGGCGCCGACGTCGTGTCGTTCGCCGCGTTACAGGCCCGGATCCTGCTGGACGCCGGTCTGGTGACCGAGCGGCAGATGGCGACCGTGGCCGCCCGCGCCCGCGGTGCGGCGCAGGGCAACCCGTACGCGCAGGTCTCCGGTGAGTTCGACGTCGACGCGCTGCTCGAGGACGACTACGTGCGCAACCCGCTGCGCCGCCACGACCTGCCGCCGATCACCGACGGTGCCTGCGCGGTGGTGATCGCCCGGGGCGACAAGGCCCGGGAGCTGACCGATCATCCGGTCTGGATCACCGGCTTCGCCCACTCGGCCGAGCCGCACCACCCGGGCCTGCGTGACCTGCGGGTGTCCGCGTCGACCACTCGCGCGGCGCGGGCCGCCGGACTGGACGCCGCCCCGGTCGAGGTCGCGGAGCTGCAGACCACGTTCACCCACGAGGAAGCGCTGCTCACGACCGCGCTGGGGCTGGGCCCCGAGGTGGCGATCAACCCGTCGGGTGGGCCCCTCGCCGCGAATCCGGTGATGGCCACCGGCCTGACCCGCGTCATCGAGGCGGCGCGACAGGTGCGGGACCACGGCAAGCAGCGCGTGCTCGCGCACGCGACGTCCGGCCCGTGCCTGCAGCAGAACCTGGTGTGCGTGATGGAGGGAACCCGATGA
- a CDS encoding SDR family oxidoreductase gives MIPEYVPGHSLLSGRTVVVTAAAGAGIGAAVVRRCLEEEARAVVLGDVHKRRLDEAVETLSGEFGAERVAGVLCDVTSEDDVEALFAAAEPFGGVDVLVNNAGLGGTASILEMTDEQWSRVLDITLTGTMRCTRAAARRLVNSGRRGVIVNNASVVGWRAQEGQAHYAAAKAGVMALTRCSALDLASHGIRVNAVSPSLAMHPFLAKVTSDEVLAELTAREAFGRAAEPWEVANVVVFLASDYSSYLTGEVVSVSSQHP, from the coding sequence GTGATTCCTGAGTACGTGCCGGGTCACTCGCTGCTGAGCGGGCGCACGGTGGTGGTCACGGCCGCGGCCGGCGCCGGGATCGGCGCGGCGGTCGTCCGCCGGTGCCTGGAGGAGGAGGCCCGCGCCGTCGTGCTCGGCGACGTCCACAAGCGCCGTCTGGACGAGGCGGTCGAGACCCTGAGTGGCGAGTTCGGCGCCGAGCGCGTCGCCGGTGTGCTCTGCGACGTGACGAGCGAGGACGACGTCGAAGCGCTGTTCGCCGCGGCGGAGCCGTTCGGCGGTGTCGACGTGCTGGTCAACAACGCCGGGCTCGGCGGCACCGCGTCGATCCTCGAGATGACCGACGAGCAGTGGTCCCGGGTACTCGACATCACGCTCACCGGGACGATGCGCTGCACCCGGGCCGCCGCGCGACGTCTCGTGAACAGCGGACGCCGGGGCGTGATCGTCAACAACGCGTCGGTCGTCGGCTGGCGCGCCCAAGAGGGCCAGGCGCACTACGCCGCCGCGAAGGCCGGCGTGATGGCGCTGACTCGCTGCTCCGCGCTCGATCTGGCGTCGCACGGTATCCGGGTCAACGCGGTCTCGCCGAGCCTGGCGATGCACCCGTTCCTCGCCAAGGTCACCTCCGACGAGGTGCTCGCCGAGCTGACCGCCCGGGAGGCGTTCGGGCGGGCCGCGGAGCCGTGGGAGGTCGCCAACGTCGTCGTGTTCCTCGCCAGCGACTACTCGTCGTACCTGACCGGCGAGGTCGTCTCCGTCAGCAGCCAGCATCCGTAG
- a CDS encoding crotonase/enoyl-CoA hydratase family protein has translation MPDNPAPLVLVEADGPVLTVTINRPEKRNATNAEVICRLYDAWVRLDQDDALRVAILTGRGPTFCAGMDLAEIGRLRTGVRDNEWISRLQDEPGLSLAAYLKTYRPTKPIILAAEGVARAGGTEILQGTDIRVAGESAVFGVTEVQRGLFPMAGSAVRLRRQMGYAVAAEMLLTGEDIPARRAVELGLINHVVPDGEALTKAREIAARIAANGPLAVRAILATLRETECLPEADAFGIEERYGHEVMRSKDAIEGPTAFFERRTPNFIGE, from the coding sequence ATGCCCGACAACCCTGCGCCCCTGGTCCTGGTGGAGGCCGACGGCCCGGTGCTGACCGTCACGATCAACCGGCCGGAGAAGCGCAACGCGACGAACGCCGAGGTGATCTGCCGCCTCTACGACGCGTGGGTACGGCTCGACCAGGACGACGCATTACGGGTCGCCATCCTGACCGGTCGTGGCCCCACGTTCTGCGCCGGCATGGACCTCGCCGAGATCGGCCGGCTGCGGACCGGCGTCCGGGACAACGAGTGGATCAGCCGCCTCCAGGACGAGCCCGGCCTGTCGCTCGCCGCGTACCTGAAGACCTACCGCCCGACCAAGCCGATCATCCTGGCGGCGGAGGGCGTGGCCAGGGCCGGCGGCACCGAGATCCTGCAGGGCACCGACATCCGGGTGGCCGGCGAGAGCGCGGTGTTCGGGGTCACCGAGGTGCAGCGCGGGCTGTTCCCGATGGCTGGCTCCGCGGTCCGGCTGCGTCGTCAGATGGGTTACGCGGTGGCCGCGGAGATGCTGCTGACCGGGGAGGACATCCCGGCCCGCCGGGCGGTGGAGCTCGGGCTGATCAATCACGTGGTGCCGGACGGCGAGGCCCTGACCAAGGCGCGGGAGATCGCCGCCCGCATCGCGGCGAACGGTCCGCTCGCGGTCCGGGCGATCCTGGCGACGCTGCGCGAGACCGAGTGCCTCCCCGAGGCGGACGCCTTCGGCATCGAAGAGCGCTACGGGCACGAGGTGATGCGCTCCAAGGACGCGATCGAAGGCCCGACCGCGTTCTTCGAGCGGCGGACCCCGAACTTCATCGGCGAGTGA
- a CDS encoding enoyl-CoA hydratase family protein → MTLSTQLVDGSIGVVTMDYPPVNALPVAGWFGIAETLRSLGEDPAVHVVVLRAEGRGFNAGVDIKEMQRTAGFDALIGANRGCYAAFKAVYECPVPVIASVQGFCLGGGVGLVGNCDTIVASDDAYFGVPEVDRGALGAATHLARLVPQQLMRTMYFTGRTIPAAELHRHGSVLDVVPREELAEATLVVAREIAAKDTRVIRAAKEALNGIEPVDVNRSYRFEQGFTFELNLAGVADEHRDAFVRDGHATR, encoded by the coding sequence ATGACTCTCTCGACCCAGCTCGTGGACGGCTCGATCGGCGTCGTCACGATGGACTATCCGCCGGTGAACGCCCTACCGGTCGCCGGATGGTTCGGAATCGCCGAGACGCTGCGGTCGCTCGGCGAGGATCCGGCCGTCCACGTGGTCGTTCTCCGCGCCGAGGGGCGCGGGTTCAACGCCGGGGTGGACATCAAAGAGATGCAGCGCACGGCCGGGTTCGACGCGCTGATCGGCGCGAACCGGGGCTGTTACGCCGCATTCAAGGCCGTCTACGAGTGCCCGGTGCCGGTGATCGCGTCCGTGCAGGGCTTCTGCCTCGGCGGCGGCGTCGGGCTGGTCGGCAACTGCGACACGATCGTGGCCAGCGACGACGCGTACTTCGGCGTCCCCGAGGTCGACCGGGGTGCGCTCGGCGCCGCGACGCACCTCGCGCGGCTGGTACCGCAGCAGCTCATGCGAACGATGTACTTCACCGGCCGCACGATCCCGGCGGCCGAGTTGCACCGGCACGGGTCCGTGCTCGACGTCGTCCCCCGCGAGGAGCTGGCGGAGGCGACGCTCGTGGTGGCACGGGAGATCGCGGCGAAGGACACGCGGGTGATCCGGGCGGCCAAGGAGGCGCTCAACGGCATCGAGCCGGTCGACGTCAACCGCAGCTACCGCTTCGAGCAGGGCTTCACGTTCGAGCTCAACCTCGCCGGGGTCGCCGACGAGCACCGCGACGCGTTCGTGCGCGACGGGCACGCGACGCGATGA
- a CDS encoding MaoC/PaaZ C-terminal domain-containing protein — MTASAAAPVTAGDWAGRHLGDRTVAWTERDPILYALAVGARPDQLDLVYEKQLRVLPSFALTLAQWAPDALGSAGAFDVATALHGAQRLTVREPLPPAGELTLSARVGDVWDKGSAAVFDVTVESRCFVATWTLFAPGRGGFGGERGPGRPAPPDSAPIDTAPVALAPNAAALYRLLGDRHAIHVDPTAAAAIGLPIRVRPGLATLATAALALAETVGAHPADLRELSGRFAAPVFPGETVTVRSYPGGTFDVVS, encoded by the coding sequence GTGACCGCGTCGGCCGCCGCGCCCGTCACCGCGGGTGACTGGGCCGGGCGGCACCTCGGCGACCGCACGGTGGCCTGGACCGAGCGCGATCCCATCCTCTACGCGCTGGCCGTCGGCGCCCGCCCCGACCAGCTCGACCTGGTCTACGAGAAGCAGCTGCGGGTGCTGCCGTCGTTCGCGCTCACGCTCGCACAGTGGGCGCCGGACGCGCTCGGCTCCGCCGGTGCGTTCGACGTCGCCACCGCGCTCCACGGCGCCCAGCGGCTGACCGTGCGGGAACCCCTTCCGCCCGCCGGCGAGCTGACGCTCTCCGCCCGCGTCGGCGACGTCTGGGACAAGGGCAGCGCGGCGGTCTTCGACGTCACGGTCGAGAGCCGGTGCTTCGTCGCCACCTGGACGCTGTTCGCGCCCGGCCGCGGTGGCTTCGGCGGTGAGCGCGGTCCGGGCCGGCCGGCGCCGCCGGACAGCGCGCCGATCGACACCGCACCGGTGGCGCTCGCGCCGAACGCGGCCGCGCTCTATCGGCTGCTCGGCGACCGGCACGCGATCCACGTCGACCCCACCGCCGCCGCCGCGATCGGCCTGCCGATCCGGGTCCGGCCCGGCCTGGCGACGCTCGCGACGGCCGCGCTGGCTCTCGCCGAGACCGTGGGCGCCCACCCCGCCGACCTGCGGGAGCTGTCCGGCCGGTTCGCCGCGCCGGTCTTCCCCGGCGAGACGGTGACGGTCCGCAGCTACCCCGGCGGCACGTTCGACGTGGTGTC
- a CDS encoding enoyl-CoA hydratase/isomerase family protein has protein sequence MPTTAEVGSVHTEDSGRVRVLTFHRPSRANAFDSALYRSAAEALRAADADPTIGAVVLTGAGRSFTAGTDLAEMVAQVDTDGGDDGGGHHPFTLFLNAVTDCSKPLLAAVNGAAVGLGLTLLAHCDLVLVSENARLRAPFTVMGVVPEAASSYLLPRRMNRQAAIAALLTSDWITATEAVQSGLALRVCPAEDLLPATVELAQRITAHPDASVRATRRLIRESERDEITAALRREGEAFAEILRSPAIGDQIRDHLSEQRRS, from the coding sequence ATGCCGACCACGGCTGAGGTGGGAAGCGTTCACACGGAGGACAGCGGCCGGGTCCGCGTTCTCACGTTCCACCGGCCGAGCCGCGCGAATGCCTTCGACAGCGCGCTCTACCGCTCCGCCGCCGAGGCCCTGCGGGCGGCCGACGCCGACCCGACGATCGGCGCCGTGGTGCTGACCGGCGCCGGCCGGAGCTTCACCGCCGGTACCGACCTGGCCGAAATGGTGGCGCAGGTTGACACCGACGGGGGTGACGATGGTGGCGGTCACCACCCCTTCACGCTCTTCCTGAACGCGGTGACCGACTGCTCCAAGCCGCTGCTGGCCGCGGTGAACGGCGCCGCCGTCGGTCTCGGGCTCACGCTGCTCGCGCACTGCGATCTCGTCCTGGTCTCCGAGAACGCCCGGCTGCGGGCGCCGTTCACCGTGATGGGCGTCGTACCGGAGGCCGCCAGCAGTTATCTCCTCCCCCGCCGGATGAACCGGCAGGCGGCGATCGCGGCGCTGCTCACCTCCGACTGGATCACCGCCACCGAGGCGGTGCAGAGCGGGCTGGCGCTGCGCGTCTGCCCGGCCGAGGACCTGCTTCCGGCCACCGTGGAGCTGGCGCAGCGGATCACCGCGCACCCGGACGCGTCGGTGCGCGCGACCCGACGGCTGATCCGGGAGTCCGAGCGCGACGAGATCACCGCCGCACTGCGACGCGAGGGCGAGGCGTTCGCCGAGATCCTCCGCTCACCCGCGATCGGCGACCAGATCCGCGACCACCTGTCCGAGCAGCGAAGGAGCTGA